The Oryza glaberrima chromosome 9, OglaRS2, whole genome shotgun sequence genome includes a window with the following:
- the LOC127784863 gene encoding flowering time control protein FPA codes for MSSEPPPPQPQPQEAAGREASSSLSPAKESAAGGGGGGGSGAPETNTLWVGNLPAQAAEDDVMAAFSPHGALDCVMARAGPRSYAFVLFRSVPEARAALDALQGSKVKGSVVRLEFARPARAVKNLWVGGISSSISKEELEEEFKKFGKVDGIAFSRDQTSAYIDFDKLEDAISAHRALNGRVLGGQELCVDFQRSRGRAEWLETGSFNGRTGPAKGYGVRNRESNPTNVLWVGFPNTAKINEEALRQAMAVHGAVTNTKVFPTRQYAFVEFATVGEASNAKKNLDGRLFNDQRIQILFSNSELAPNKLDNPTAVSGFPKSEMYYDDGQYGASDYFDPRRGRSRYFEYGGVPVSGGILPSPESGNPLLTGRSAQSTFDPREAKRLRLDAAADPYDTRAGSEGLYSAGYSQRESARSERSSSPAIRIHGTVHRTSYLEHFWRGSIAKGGSPVCRARCLPIRKGVEIPLPDVVNCSARTGLDMLAKHYRDASGFDIVFFLPDSEDDFVSYTEFLRYLGSKSRAGVVKVDGGTTLFLVPPSDFLRNVLQVDGPERLYGVVLHIPQMSAAAPASAPTPAVQRPQLTAPESQPYYDEREIPLQRRYSMITPSNNHHRDADHHGSLREDSLHQLGQILARPRVDEGQVLQPNLAGIPTNAGLQVQPSLQPDMIATLAKLLPSGQSSALVTGQLPLSSTDRPALTQMNDASTLAKVWRPENQAMASTSSLEQIGNFQHSGQQFSKQAGAVHLPNYGNLARAQEHPTQHSAYNPEMTLNLPPPPPPPTLPPSCAILSSQVGHSLPTQMSQQQYQPEQYYMTQSNYGQLATVSSSNLQAHHQQIVATPAAQAPVAAQFPPAMQAPAAAQAPVAAQASADEAERNRKYQATLQLAQRLLGQLQQKPGNQP; via the exons atgtcgtcggagccgccgccgccgcagccgcagccgcaggaggcggcgggccgggaggcgtcgtcctccctctcccccgcgaaggaatccgccgccggtggaggcgggggcggggggtCGGGGGCACCGGAGACGAACACGCTGTGGGTGGGCAACCTGCCcgcgcaggcggcggaggacgacgtgATGGCGGCCTTCTCCCCGCACGGCGCGCTCGACTGCGTCATGGCCCGCGCGGGCCCGCGGAGCTACGCGTTCGTGCTGTTCCGCTCCGTCCCGGaggcccgcgccgccctcgacGCGCTCCAGGGCTCCAAGGTCAAGGGCAGCGTCGTCCGGCTCGAGTTCGCCCGGCCG GCTAGAGCTGTTAAGAACTTATGGGTTGGTGGCATTAGCTCCTCAATTTCAaaggaggagctggaggaggagttTAAGAAATTTGGAAAGGTTGATGGTATTGCATTCTCTCGTGATCAGACTTCCGCGTACATTGATTTTGACAAGCTGGAAGATGCAATTTCGGCACATAGAGCCTTGAATGGAAGAGTTTTAGGTGGACAAGAACTGTGTGTTGATTTCCAAAGGTCCAGGGGCAGAGCG gaatgGTTGGAGACAGGCAGCTTCAATGGTAGAACTGGACCTGCAAAG ggttatggagTACGAAATCGAGAATCCAATCCCACCAATGTTCTTTGGGTAGGTTTCCCTAATACAGCTAAAATCAATGAGGAGGCACTTCGGCAAGCGATGGCTGTACATGGTGCTGTTACAAATACAAAAGTTTTCCCAACAAGGCAATATGCTTTTGTGGAGTTTGCAACAGTTGGGGAAGCTTCTAATGCTAAGAAAAATCTAGATGGTCGTCTTTTCAATGATCAGAGAATTCAAATTCTTTTCTCGAACAGTGAGCTTGCGCCAAATAAATTAGATAATCCAACAGCAGTTTCTGGATTTCCAAAATCAGAGATGTATTATGATGATGGTCAGTATGGCGCTTCTGATTATTTTGATCCTCGACGGGGAAGATCAAGATACTTTGAGTACGGTGGTGTCCCTGTTTCTGGTGGTATTCTTCCATCACCGGAATCTGGAAATCCTCTCTTAACTGGACGATCTGCTCAGAGTACATTCGATCCAAGAGAAGCCAAGAGGTTGCGGTTGGATGCTGCAGCTGACCCTTATGATACAAGGGCAGGTAGTGAGGGTCTTTATTCTGCTGGGTACTCTCAGCGCGAGAGTGCACGTTCTGAGAGGAGCTCAAGTCCTGCTATTCGAATCCATGGCACAGTGCACCGAACATCATACCTTGAGCACTTCTGGCGTGGTAGCATTGCCAAAGGTGGATCTCCTGTATGTCGTGCTCGCTGTTTGCCTATAAGGAAGGGTGTTGAGATACCTTT ACCGGATGTTGTTAATTGTTCCGCTAGAACTGGACTAGATATGCTGGCAAAGCATTATAGAGACGCTTCAGGGTTTGATATCGTCTTCTTCTTGCCAGATAGTGAAGATGACTTTGTTTCTTACACTGAATTTTTGCGCTACTTAGGCTCAAAAAGTCGGGCAGGGGTTGTAAAGGTTGATGGGGGGACTACTTTATTTTTGGTCCCACCTTCCGATTTTTTACGAAATGTTTTGCAAGTTGATGGTCCAGAACGTCTTTACGGTGTAGTATTACACATTCCGCAaatgtctgctgctgctcctgcttctGCTCCCACTCCTGCTGTACAAAGGCCACAACTAACTGCACCAGAATCACAACCTTACTACGATGAAAGGGAAATTCCTTTGCAGAGAAGGTATAGTATGATTACGCCTAGCAACAATCACCATCGAGATGCTGATCACCATGGATCTTTACGTGAGGATTCGTTGCATCAATTGGGGCAAATTCTTGCACGACCTCGGGTGGATGAAGGACAAGTACTTCAGCCAAACCTTGCCGGTATCCCTACAAACGCAGGACTACAGGTACAGCCTTCACTCCAGCCTGATATGATAGCCACTTTAGCTAAACTTTTGCCAAGTGGGCAGTCATCAGCTCTGGTCACTGGCCAGCTTCCCCTGAGCTCAACAGACCGACCTGCATTAACCCAAATGAATGATGCATCTACTCTTGCAAAAGTATGGAGACCTGAAAATCAAGCAATGGCTTCTACTTCATCCTTAGAGCAGATCGGTAATTTCCAGCATTCAGGACAACAGTTCAGCAAACAAGCTGGAGCAGTTCATCTGCCAAACTATGGGAACTTGGCGCGTGCACAGGAGCACCCAACACAACATAGTGCTTACAATCCTGAAATGACTCTAAacttgccaccaccaccaccacctcctacGCTGCCACCCAGTTGTGCTATATTATCATCGCAAGTTGGACACAGTTTGCCTACGCAGATGAGTCAGCAACAGTATCAACCAGAGCAGTATTATATGACTCAAAGCAATTATGGTCAATTGGCCACAGTTAGCAGTTCTAATCTTCAG GCGCACCATCAACAAATTGTTGCGACTCCTGCTGCACAAGCTCCTGTTGCTGCGCAATTCCCTCCTGCTATGCAGGCTCCTGCTGCCGCACAAGCTCCTGTTGCTGCACAAGCTTCTGCTGACGAGGCAGAACGGAACAGGAAGTATCAGGCGACTCTTCAGTTGGCTCAGCGCCTGTTGGGTCAGCTACAACAGAAGCCTGGAAATCAACCTTAA
- the LOC127785501 gene encoding 3beta-hydroxysteroid-dehydrogenase/decarboxylase-like, whose protein sequence is MATAEPGPGPGPRKPACCAVTFGRSTLLGRHLAAALAASGRWSTVAVLDPSPPTTTTTTSPPPGSPLAHHHLAVDLCDPASLARALAGVEAVFHVDPTGDGSSFLQLHRLAVEGTRRLLAACCRSGVRTVVYTGSADVVVAGARDVVDADEDALPYPDKFGNAAIELRAQVEMMVLSADGKNGMRTCVLRPSNMFGPGDSSLVRFVAGYARSSLGKFVVGSGANMCDFTYVENVAHANICAEQALCSNASSVAGKPFFVTNDEPIETWEFMSCLMEAMGCQRPKFNLPAKILSSAALFSNMMYHKLGLQILSSPLLHPDMVYFLSCTRTLSISRARKLLGYHPIVSLEDGIMRTVGSLSELPDKLDLSRKRGSFGSSKAEKLLGSGITADILLWRDEKKTFSYVTVLFLLFYWFLLSDRTFVSSAAKILLVISLALFIHGVLPPQVFGFTVEKVTSDYFEVSQETLKNTLVWMASLWNGGIYKLRVLAEGDDWTTFLKAFAFLYCVKVMLNLQFRMLMGLVLAFMFVVFIVYEQCEEEIDSLVAFASVKVKSLVGKVIGNLPDALKAYIS, encoded by the exons ATGGCGACCGCCGAGCCCGGCCCGGGCCCGGGCCCACGCAAGCCCGCCTGCTGCGCCGTCACCTTCGGCCGCTCCACCCTCctcggccgccacctcgccgccgcgctcgccgcctccggccgctggtccaccgtcgccgtcctcgaCCCCTCTCCGCCcaccacaaccaccaccacctccccgccgccgggctCCCCGctcgcccaccaccacctcgccgtcgacctctgcgaccccgcctccctcgcccgcgcgctcgccggGGTCGAGGCCGTCttccacgtggaccccaccgGCGACGGGTCCTCCTTCCTGCAACTGCACCGCCTCGCCGTGGAGGGCACGAGGCGGCTCCTCGCCGCCTGCTGCCGGAGCGGCGTCAGGACGGTGGTGTACACCGGCTCGGCCGACGTGGTGGTTGCCGGCGCGCGGGATGTGGTCGACGCGGACGAGGACGCCTTGCCTTACCCTGACAAG TTCGGAAATGCAGCGATCGAGCTGAGGGCGCAGGTGGAGATGATGGTGCTGAGTGCGGATGGGAAGAACGGAATGCGGACGTGCGTGTTGCGGCCGAGCAATATGTTTGGGCCGGGCGATTCGAGCCTCGTGCGGTTCGTCGCTGGATATGCGAGGTCTTCCCTTGGCAAG TTTGTAGTAGGTAGTGGTGCTAATATGTGTGACTTCACTTATGTGGAAAATGTGGCCCATGCCAATATCTGTGCTGAGCAAGCTTTATGTTCAAACGCAAGTTCTGTTGCTGGAAAG CCCTTTTTTGTTACCAATGATGAACCTATTGAAACATGGGAGTTTATGTCTTGTTTGATGGAAGCCATGGGTTGTCAGAG gCCCAAGTTTAATCTCCCCGCCAAGATCTTGTCATCTGCAGCCTTATTCTCCAACATGATGTATCACAAGTTGGGTTTACAAATATTATCTTCCCCACTTCTCCATCCTGACATGGTATACTTCTTGTCATGCACAAGAACTCTCAGCATTTCAAGAGCTAGAAAGCTACTTGGGTACCACCCAATCGTATCATTGGAG GATGGCATCATGAGAACTGTTGGATCATTATCAGAACTACCAGATAAGTTGGATCTGTCCAGGAAAAGAGGCTCTTTTGGATCATCAAAAGCAGAGAAGCTGCTAGGCAGTGGAATAA CTGCCGATATTCTCCTTTGGAGGgatgaaaagaaaacattttCATATGTCACAGTATTGTTTCTGCTGTTCTACTGGTTTCTGCTTTCCGACAGAACTTTTGTCTCGTCAGCTGCCAAAATTCTTCTGGTGATCTCGCTGGCACTTTTCATCCATGGCGTGCTGCCTCCACAAGT GTTCGGTTTCACAGTTGAGAAGGTTACTTCTGATTATTTTGAAGTATCACAAGAAACATTGAAGAATACACTTGTGTGGATGGCTTCTCTATGGAATGGAGGCATTTATAAATTGAGGGTTTTAGCAGAAGGCGATGACTGGACTACGTTTCTAAAG GCATTTGCATTCTTGTACTGTGTGAAAGTAATGTTGAACTTACAATTCAGAATGCTGATGGGTCTTG TACTGGCATTTATGTTCGTTGTTTTCATTGTCTATGAGCAATGCGAGGAGGAAATAGACAGTTTAGTAGCTTTTGCTTCCGTCAAAGTCAAATCCCTAGTGGGAAAAGTGATTGGAAATTTGCCGGATGCGTTGAAGGCATACATATCTTAG